One Streptomyces drozdowiczii DNA segment encodes these proteins:
- a CDS encoding C40 family peptidase — protein sequence MASHRRPKQPSRTRVTVLTATAAAAVALSSQAAHADPKPTKNEVKAKVDKLYHEAGAATEQYNGAKEKQEKLEKQIGAIQDKVARGQEELNQLRSGLGSLAAAQYRSGGIDPSVQLFLSSDPDSFLDQASALDQLTAKQTEALSKVQEKQRALAQQRKEAQDKLSDLAAVRKTLGEKKKQQQAKLTEARQLLNTLTAAEREKMRQDEARASRAAGTRVELGNEVAASGLGKAALNAAATRLGKPYVPAATGPNSFDCSGLTMWAYAQAGVNITRTTYTQVNQGHRIGVSQLAPGDLVFFNGNEHVGLYAGNGQVLHAPYPGAYVRYESMSTIGSIYAAVRI from the coding sequence GTGGCGTCCCACCGTCGTCCCAAGCAGCCGAGCCGCACTCGTGTGACCGTGCTCACCGCGACCGCAGCCGCGGCCGTCGCCCTGTCCTCCCAGGCCGCTCACGCCGACCCCAAGCCGACCAAGAACGAGGTCAAGGCGAAGGTCGACAAGCTCTACCACGAGGCCGGAGCGGCCACCGAGCAGTACAACGGGGCGAAGGAGAAGCAGGAGAAGCTCGAGAAGCAGATCGGCGCGATCCAGGACAAGGTGGCCCGCGGCCAGGAGGAGCTCAACCAGCTCCGGTCCGGCCTCGGTTCCCTCGCCGCCGCGCAGTACCGCTCCGGAGGCATCGACCCCTCCGTACAGCTGTTCCTCTCCTCCGACCCGGACAGCTTCCTCGACCAGGCGTCCGCGCTCGACCAGCTGACGGCCAAGCAGACCGAGGCCCTGTCGAAGGTCCAGGAGAAGCAGCGGGCCCTCGCGCAGCAGCGCAAGGAGGCCCAGGACAAGCTGAGCGACCTCGCCGCCGTCCGCAAGACGCTCGGTGAGAAGAAGAAGCAGCAGCAGGCCAAGCTCACCGAGGCGCGCCAGCTGCTCAACACCCTCACCGCCGCCGAGCGCGAGAAGATGCGCCAGGACGAGGCCCGCGCGAGCCGCGCCGCCGGCACCCGGGTCGAACTCGGCAACGAGGTCGCCGCCTCCGGTCTCGGGAAGGCCGCCCTCAACGCCGCCGCCACCCGCCTGGGCAAGCCGTACGTGCCCGCGGCCACCGGCCCCAACTCCTTCGACTGCTCGGGCCTGACCATGTGGGCGTACGCCCAGGCCGGCGTCAACATCACCCGCACCACGTACACCCAGGTCAACCAGGGTCACCGGATCGGCGTCAGCCAGCTGGCCCCCGGCGACCTGGTCTTCTTCAACGGCAACGAGCACGTCGGCCTCTACGCGGGCAACGGCCAGGTCCTGCACGCCCCGTACCCCGGCGCCTACGTCCGCTACGAGTCGATGAGCACCATCGGCAGCATCTACGCCGCCGTGCGCATCTGA
- a CDS encoding C40 family peptidase, which translates to MGSHRRSTQPGTGRGARATVLTAAAATAAATLGAATAHAEPQDTPQSAGARVDHLYAEAERATERYNRAGEDVTRLRGEFSRAQDRAARGQERINRMREELGSAARAEYRAGGIDPSLALLLTSDPDSYLDRASAVTMADAHRATALAELRKAQRALAQTRAEAARSLAGLERRREAVSRHKRTVEGKLARARQLLKSLPASERAALARASRDGRDPGAGLLAGLPAGSSRAAAAVLAAQQALGRPYVWGANGPSGFDCSGLMQWAWARAGVSLPRTSQAQRYAGHLVPLSEARPGDLVAYRADASHIAMYVGNGQVIHAPYPGAPVRYDPVGMMPVSSVTRV; encoded by the coding sequence GTGGGATCCCATCGCCGTTCCACACAGCCAGGTACCGGCCGCGGTGCCCGGGCCACGGTCCTGACGGCGGCGGCCGCGACCGCGGCCGCCACGCTCGGCGCCGCCACCGCGCACGCCGAGCCGCAGGACACCCCGCAGTCCGCCGGGGCCCGCGTCGACCACCTGTACGCCGAGGCCGAGCGCGCCACCGAGCGGTACAACAGGGCCGGCGAGGACGTGACCCGGCTGCGCGGCGAGTTCAGCCGGGCCCAGGACCGGGCGGCCCGGGGCCAGGAACGCATCAACCGGATGCGCGAGGAGCTGGGTTCGGCGGCCCGGGCGGAGTACCGCGCGGGCGGCATCGACCCCTCGCTGGCCCTGCTGCTCACCTCGGACCCCGACAGCTACCTCGACCGGGCCTCCGCCGTCACCATGGCCGACGCCCACCGGGCCACCGCCCTCGCCGAGCTGCGCAAGGCCCAGCGGGCGCTCGCCCAGACCCGGGCCGAGGCGGCCCGCTCACTGGCCGGCCTGGAGCGCCGCCGGGAGGCCGTCAGCCGCCACAAGCGGACCGTCGAGGGCAAGCTCGCCCGGGCCAGGCAGCTGCTGAAGTCGCTGCCGGCCTCCGAGCGGGCCGCCCTGGCCCGCGCCTCCCGCGACGGCCGCGATCCGGGCGCCGGGCTCCTGGCCGGGCTCCCCGCGGGCTCGTCCCGCGCCGCGGCGGCCGTCCTGGCCGCCCAGCAGGCGCTCGGCCGGCCCTATGTGTGGGGCGCCAACGGGCCCTCCGGCTTCGACTGCTCCGGGCTGATGCAGTGGGCCTGGGCCCGGGCCGGGGTGAGCCTGCCCCGGACCTCGCAGGCCCAGCGGTACGCCGGGCACCTGGTGCCGCTCTCCGAGGCCCGCCCCGGAGACCTCGTCGCCTACCGGGCGGACGCCAGCCACATCGCGATGTACGTCGGGAACGGCCAGGTCATCCACGCCCCGTACCCGGGCGCCCCGGTCCGCTACGACCCCGTCGGGATGATGCCCGTCTCCTCGGTCACCCGGGTCTGA
- a CDS encoding NYN domain-containing protein has translation MVEQPEGGAASADGADDAVEALDRPLPEGVRRRVVALVSDAFGGLTVAELPAQLRQYARFTASRRAKFAGNAMAAAVANDERFRRRIADRLREAQPELAGALESGAPPAAADPVDVAAAAYVLRPDGWVKLVAAAGEEVQRADAERAGEESRREVARLREELAEARAHTKTETERLRVELDAARKEADSLQRKLRSALSEVKRGEAALRRSKAETENVRAEAAAQVSAAESETRRLRARLGEAEASVEASRRAAREGRSVEDMRLRLLLDTVLEAAGGLRRELALPPSSMRPADSVDAVEPGRMSPKDIAARALSETDPALLDQLLELPQAHLIVDGYNVTKTGYPQMPLEKQRLRLLGGLSVLAARTGAEMTCVFDGAELAAPVLLAPPRGVRVLFSKPGVTADELIRQLARAEPPGRPVVVVSTDREVADGVAKAGARPVASALLLKRLSRV, from the coding sequence ATGGTGGAGCAGCCCGAGGGCGGCGCCGCGTCGGCCGACGGGGCCGACGACGCCGTGGAGGCGCTCGACCGCCCGCTGCCCGAAGGGGTACGGCGCCGGGTCGTGGCGCTGGTGTCCGACGCGTTCGGCGGTCTCACGGTCGCCGAACTGCCCGCCCAGCTGAGGCAGTACGCCCGCTTCACGGCCTCCCGGCGCGCCAAGTTCGCCGGGAACGCCATGGCGGCCGCCGTGGCGAACGACGAACGGTTCCGCCGCCGCATCGCCGACCGGCTGAGGGAGGCCCAGCCGGAGCTGGCGGGTGCCCTGGAGTCCGGCGCGCCGCCCGCCGCGGCCGATCCGGTGGACGTGGCGGCGGCGGCGTACGTGCTGCGCCCGGACGGCTGGGTGAAGCTCGTCGCCGCGGCCGGCGAGGAGGTCCAGCGCGCGGACGCCGAGCGGGCCGGCGAGGAGAGCCGGCGCGAAGTGGCGCGGCTGCGCGAGGAGCTGGCCGAGGCCCGGGCGCACACGAAGACTGAGACGGAACGGCTCCGCGTCGAGCTGGACGCCGCCCGCAAGGAGGCGGACTCCCTCCAGCGCAAGCTGCGCAGCGCGCTCAGCGAGGTCAAGCGCGGTGAGGCGGCGCTGCGCAGGTCCAAGGCCGAGACCGAGAACGTACGCGCCGAGGCGGCCGCGCAGGTGTCCGCCGCCGAGAGCGAGACCCGGCGGCTGAGGGCGCGGCTCGGGGAGGCGGAGGCGTCCGTCGAGGCGAGTCGCAGGGCGGCCCGGGAGGGGCGCTCGGTCGAGGACATGCGGCTGCGGCTGCTGCTCGACACGGTGCTCGAAGCGGCCGGCGGACTGCGGCGCGAACTGGCGCTGCCGCCGTCCTCGATGCGGCCCGCGGACAGTGTGGACGCGGTGGAGCCCGGCCGGATGTCGCCCAAGGACATCGCGGCCAGGGCCCTTTCGGAGACCGACCCGGCCCTGCTCGACCAGCTCCTGGAGCTGCCGCAGGCCCATCTGATCGTGGACGGCTACAACGTCACCAAGACGGGTTATCCGCAGATGCCGTTGGAGAAGCAGCGGCTGCGGCTGCTCGGCGGGCTCTCGGTCCTCGCGGCCCGCACGGGCGCGGAGATGACGTGTGTGTTCGACGGGGCGGAGCTGGCCGCCCCGGTGCTCCTCGCGCCGCCGCGCGGGGTGCGGGTGCTGTTCAGCAAGCCGGGGGTCACCGCCGACGAGCTGATCCGCCAACTGGCGCGCGCGGAGCCGCCGGGGCGGCCCGTGGTGGTGGTCTCCACCGACCGCGAGGTGGCCGACGGAGTGGCGAAGGCGGGGGCCAGGCCCGTTGCGTCCGCCTTGCTCCTGAAGCGGCTTTCGCGGGTTTAG